In Chitinibacter sp. FCG-7, the genomic stretch CTTTCTTTTTTTGTAAAAATGCCAGATTTTGGCTTTTTATACACAGGATATTAACAGCTTATGCACAGGTTGCTCTTTTGTGGTTCTGGTGTGATTTTTTGATGTTGTTATCTTTTTGATAACCATGGACATCGGTTCACGATTCGCATAAACTGGCATCATTCACCTTTCAAAGAATGAAATGCACACGCCCGAACGCCTTCTTACCTTTTCCCAAACCCAGCGAGATCGCCTCGCTTTTATTGAGCTGCGACTGCAGTTCATGGGGGAGTTGCGTCGGCAGGATTTAGTGTCACGTTTCGGTATTCAGACGGCTGCCGCGTCTCGGGATTTCGCCCTGTATAAAGAGCTTGCGGCGAGCAACATTGACTACGACACCAAAGCCAAAGCCTATGTTTTGCTCGATAGTTTTGTGCCACTGTTTGAAAATTATCCTGAACGTGTGCTGGCGTGCCTCACTCAAGGTTTCGGCGATGGTGAGCCATCTGCGCTGAATGCTTGGATTCCTGCAGATTTCCCGGTGAATATTAGCCAGCCTCAGCTCGCCATACTGGCAGCAGTAACACGGGCAATTCATTCAAAGTCACCTCTTTCAATTGAATACCACTCCATATCCAGCGGGCGTAGTCGTCGTGAAATCGTGCCATTTGCGCTGATTGATAATGGCTTGCGCTGGCATGTTCGTGCTTTTGATCGCAAGAGTTCGGAGTTTCGTGATTTTGTGATTACACGCATTACCCGTGCGCAAGTGATGAAAGGTGCGCCAGTTGCTTCGCATGAACTCAATACGCAAGACATCCAATGGACTCGTATCGTTGAGCTTGAACTAATCCCTCATCCTGACCAACCGCGCCCTGAAATAACGGCGCTGGACTATGGCTTGACGGCGGGTGTGTTGCGGATGAATTTGCGAGCAGCAACGGCGGGTTATACATTGCGCCGCTGGAGTGTGGATTGCTCGCCAGATCATTCTTTGCGTGGCCCTGAGTATCGTTTATGGCTCAAAGATCACCTTGTTCTGTACGGCGTTGAAAGCGCCAGTCTGGCCCCTGGCTATGTTGCGAAGGCGGGGTCATGAGTATGTACAACGCCCAACTCACCGCTGGTTCTGTTGATGATCAACGAAAGCCGCCGCATAGCCGAGTTGCTACTGCAAAAACCAGATGACGCAGCTTGGAGTCAAGCCATCAAGCTTGACAATATTTTGCAAAAAAATAACCCAGCGACCGCTATTCGCCAAGCGCGTTTAATTCGGTCGCGCTTAGAGTTGCTGGATGGCGAGGGGATTGAGCTCTGTTGCCAATGAAGGTCTTGAAGTCTGCACGCAAATATTGCTACTCGCGACAATTCGACAAAGTCGGCTCTTGGGCGATTTTTTAATTGATGTATATCGAGGCCAGCTGCGCCGTCTTGAGAGCACACTCAACATTCGTGATTGGGATGTATTTCTGCATGAATGTGAACAGCGCGACCCAACAGTGCAAAATTGGACGGCAAACACCCGCGCCAAAATGTTGCAGGTGATCTTACGCATTCTCACCGAAGCGGCCTATTTAGAATCTGGCCGCTCGCTCAAAATGACGCCTCCATTATTGCACCCGCGAGTGCGCGCCTACCTCGCCAATCACAAAGATCACTACGCCCGTGAAGCTATGGAACACAAACAATGATTGAAAGTAAATACATGACGCTTCATGAGCGATTAAACCTGATTGTGCCGCGCATTACCTCGCCTGAGTTTTTGAATAACAAGGGCCTCGGTAATGAAATCGGCTTTCATGTTTTTGACTATCCGGCAGATCAAGAAGAGATCGTTCGCGACTTTATCAAAACAGCAATCGAGCCCGCGCTGGCCAAACCGCCACATGGATTGCGTACGCATACGGTGAATCTGTTCGAGCTCGTCATCGAGCTACTGAAAGATCGCAATCTGCATGACAAAGTAATCGAGATGCAGGCGAGCAAAGGCAACAATGCCGCGCTACCAGGGCTACGCTCGGTCTTAAAAGAAGACAAGCTCGCCAAGTATCTCACCGACAAAATCGATGTCAGTCAGCTCGATGTGCTGCTGATGACGGGCGTTGGTGCAGCCTATCCAATGGTGCGCGTGCATACACTGCTCAATGGTTTGCATGCCTATATGAAAGACACGCCGCTGGTGGTGTTTTACCCCGGTAAATACGACGGTGCTTCGTTGCGATTGTTTGGTCTGTCTACGGATAGAAATGATGCCAATGCCCCGTATTACCGTGCATTCCAATTGCTGAAATAAGCATACCTACAAATTTAGGCAGGAGCCTTGCTGTGAATATTCGTCAACTGTTCAAAAAAGACATTGCTCGCCCTATCAATGGGGTCATTAAAGCGGATCAGCGTGATCTCGATAGCATCTGGCAAGAGCTCGATGAGTACGTGGTCACCAATCAGTTAAACGAATATTTCCGGCGTTTTTTTGATACCTACCTTGCGGGCTATGATCGCCCGAATGATGCGGTGATTGCCTCACGGATGGGCGCATGGGTGTCTGGATTTTTTGGCTCAGGTAAATCCCACTTCATCAAAATTTTGTCCTACTTGCTGGAAAACATCGAAGCACAGGACTCAAGCACTGGCCAGCGTAAACGCGCCGTTGATTTCTTTGATGAGCATAAAGTGCCCGATTCGATGCTGCGGGCGGATTTCCAGCGTGCTGCGCAGTTTTCGACAGACGTCATTCTATTCAACATCGATGCTAAAGCTGATAGCAAATCAGATCGTGATGTGATCTTGCAGGTCTTCCTGCGCGTCTTTAACGAAAAACTCGGGCTTTCAGGCGATGCACCACACATCGCGCACATGGAGCGTTACCTGACTGGCAAGGGCGCATACGAGGCCTTTAAAACAGCATTTGCGGCCAGCAATGGCAGCAGCTGGGAAAACGAGCGCGATGCGGTCGACTTTCTGCGTGATGACGTGGTGAACGCGCTTTCAGTTGCCTTGGGGATGAGTGAAGACTCTGCAGCCGCTTGGTTTGATAATGCGCGCGAGACCTACCGCATCAACATCGAAAGTTTTGCCGAGTTGGTGAATGAATACCTCAAAACCAAGCCTAAAAACCATCGAGTGGTCTTCTTGGTCGACGAAGTGGGGCAGTTTATTGGCGACAACACGCAGTTGATGCTCAATTTACAAACGATTACCGAGCAACTTGGCACGCTATGCAATGGTCAATCTTGGGTCGTCGTGACCAGTCAGGAAGACATTGATGCGGCGCTAGGCGAAGCCAATAAAGCCAAATCACAAGACTTCTCCAAAATTCAGGGGCGCTTTCATACGCGTTTGTCACTGGCTAGCTCCAATACCGATGACGTCATCGGTGCGCGTCTATTGGCCAAGACTGAAGAAGCACACAACGAGCTGCGCGATGTGTTTGCCGCCAAAGGCGACATCATCAACAATCAGCTCGCCTTTAGCTCCGAAGGGATTACGCTGCGCAGCTACAAAGATGCCGCTGAATACGTCAAATACTACCCATTCGCGCCGTATCAGTTCACTTTACTCTCGAAAATCTTTGAAGCGATTCGTCGTCACGGCGCAACGGGCAAGCACCTATCCAAAGGTGAACGCTCTTTGCTCGATGCCTTCCAAACGGCAGCAACATCCAAAGATGTAATCGACGAAAGCATCGATTGCATGGTGCCCTTATACGAATTTTATCCTTCAATTGAAAGCTTCCTCGACACCACCATCAAGCACTCGATGGACAAAGCAGAAGCCGAGATTGGGGGCTTGTTCCAAGCCTTCGATATTAAGCTGCTCAAAACGCTGTTCCTGATTAAGTACATCCCCGAAATCGTCAAAGGCACGGTCGATAATCTAGCGACCTTGTGCGTTGATGAGATCGATGCCGATAAGCTCGCGCTCAAGCGCCAAATTCAGGAAAGCCTTGCTCGCCTCGAAAAAGAAAATCTGGTGAATCGTAACGGCGACGATTGGATGTTCCTCACCCACGAAGAGCAAGATATCGCGCGCGAGATCGGCCACGAAACCATTTCAGCCGATGAACAAACGCGCAAATTGGCGAGCCTAGTGTTTGAAGACGTATTCAAATCTGCCAGCAAAGTG encodes the following:
- a CDS encoding DUF1819 family protein, whose protein sequence is MSSVANEGLEVCTQILLLATIRQSRLLGDFLIDVYRGQLRRLESTLNIRDWDVFLHECEQRDPTVQNWTANTRAKMLQVILRILTEAAYLESGRSLKMTPPLLHPRVRAYLANHKDHYAREAMEHKQ
- a CDS encoding BrxA family protein, yielding MINESRRIAELLLQKPDDAAWSQAIKLDNILQKNNPATAIRQARLIRSRLELLDGEGIELCCQ
- a CDS encoding DUF1788 domain-containing protein, whose product is MIESKYMTLHERLNLIVPRITSPEFLNNKGLGNEIGFHVFDYPADQEEIVRDFIKTAIEPALAKPPHGLRTHTVNLFELVIELLKDRNLHDKVIEMQASKGNNAALPGLRSVLKEDKLAKYLTDKIDVSQLDVLLMTGVGAAYPMVRVHTLLNGLHAYMKDTPLVVFYPGKYDGASLRLFGLSTDRNDANAPYYRAFQLLK